One Gordonia sp. SID5947 genomic region harbors:
- a CDS encoding MFS transporter, which yields MLPTAPAQTLVHGRDRLSGRLPATVGGARAWVITVMLMLLMMINFADKAVLGLAATSIREEFGLTAQQYGTISSAFFLLFSVSAVVVGHLADRFSTKKVLLVLALIWSVAMLPVIGPAGFLVILLSRVVLGAAEGPAFGVAQHAVHKWFDDADRSVPTAWLTIATSLGVIVGAPALSWMIDAHGWRSAFLLVAVVGVVWSAVWLVVGRDGPIDLHATDISTQRVRPLDRIHVPVRKVLSTRTWIGCALSAFAGYWAVSLLIAWVPAFLTDDLGYSKATSGTLTALPWIVGVIALFAQGFGTQRLMRSGVSSRWARGVMPGLITLAAGAFTLVSIFAHGNGMTLALLTIGLGLSGAAFAAGMVACGEIAPVGQRGVVLGTFVAFYSLAGVIAPYVAGVLVDRAGDDPTSGYTATFALTGVIAIVGGLLAITLVSPERDAALLTAAAGQSD from the coding sequence ATGCTGCCAACGGCGCCGGCGCAGACGCTCGTGCATGGACGAGATCGGCTGTCCGGTCGCCTACCCGCGACGGTCGGCGGTGCCCGCGCCTGGGTCATCACGGTGATGTTGATGCTGCTGATGATGATCAACTTCGCCGACAAGGCGGTGTTGGGCCTGGCTGCGACCAGCATTCGTGAGGAGTTCGGGCTCACCGCACAGCAGTACGGCACCATCTCGAGTGCCTTCTTCCTGTTGTTCAGCGTGTCGGCGGTGGTGGTCGGTCATCTCGCGGACCGCTTCAGCACCAAGAAGGTGTTGCTGGTCCTCGCGTTGATCTGGTCCGTCGCGATGCTGCCGGTGATCGGCCCGGCCGGCTTCCTGGTGATCCTGCTGTCACGGGTCGTCCTCGGTGCCGCCGAAGGCCCGGCCTTCGGCGTCGCGCAGCATGCGGTGCACAAGTGGTTCGACGACGCGGACCGCAGCGTGCCGACGGCCTGGTTGACCATCGCGACGTCGTTGGGTGTGATCGTCGGTGCGCCGGCGCTGTCCTGGATGATCGACGCGCACGGGTGGCGGTCGGCCTTTCTGCTCGTCGCCGTCGTCGGCGTGGTGTGGAGTGCGGTGTGGCTGGTGGTCGGGCGCGACGGCCCGATCGATCTGCACGCGACCGACATCTCCACCCAACGCGTCCGCCCTCTCGATCGCATTCATGTGCCGGTGCGCAAGGTCCTGAGCACGCGGACGTGGATCGGGTGCGCGCTGAGTGCGTTCGCCGGGTACTGGGCCGTGTCACTGCTGATCGCCTGGGTGCCGGCCTTCTTGACCGATGACCTCGGATACAGCAAGGCGACCTCTGGGACACTCACGGCGCTACCCTGGATCGTCGGTGTGATCGCTTTGTTCGCACAGGGATTCGGAACCCAGCGCCTCATGCGCAGCGGGGTGTCCAGTCGCTGGGCGCGCGGAGTGATGCCCGGCCTCATCACCCTCGCCGCGGGCGCTTTCACTCTCGTGAGCATCTTCGCTCACGGCAACGGGATGACGCTCGCGCTGCTGACCATCGGACTCGGACTGTCCGGCGCGGCGTTCGCCGCGGGGATGGTTGCGTGCGGGGAGATCGCACCCGTCGGTCAGCGCGGCGTGGTGCTCGGAACCTTCGTCGCGTTCTACTCCCTGGCGGGCGTGATCGCGCCGTACGTGGCCGGAGTCCTGGTGGACCGGGCAGGCGACGATCCCACCTCCGGATACACCGCGACGTTCGCTCTCACCGGCGTCATCGCGATCGTCGGAGGTCTGCTCGCCATCACCTTGGTCAGTCCGGAACGCGACGCCGCGCTCCTGACCGCGGCCGCCGGCCAATCGGACTGA